The segment GTGGCTTAACAGCTAATCAGAAAGTTTTAAGACTGATTTCCAATAGCTTATCCAACCTTGGCTTTTATGAAGTAGTCACATATTCACTGGTTGGAGCTAAAAAGAATGAGACTCTTATTCCTATATCAAATCCATTGTTAGCAGAAACAAGTCACTTACGATTAAATTTATGGGAAGAGCACTTACTTATATCTAAAAGAAATATCCATGCAGGAAGAGACTCTTGTTGGATATATGAAATAGCTAAAATATATATTGAAGAGGATTCTATGATTGTAGAAAAGGATATTTTGAGCGGCCTCTTGACCGGAGATCAAACTTTAGAGAAATGGTCAAGTGGAGGAAAGCAAAAAGAACTAGGGTATTACAAAGCAAGAGGGAAATTATCGCAACTGCTTGAAGGACTCAAGCTTTCTATAACGGATATTCCCCTAATAAACGATGATAGGCTTCATCCAGGACGTGCCTCTACATTAATTTTGGAAGGTCGCAATCTTGGATGTTTTGGACAAATACATCCAAAACTAAGTAAGAAATTAAGCCTGAATAGCAATACTTTTATATTTGATATTGATTTGAAAAAGTTATTGCAAGCGGCAACAAGAAAGAATAAATTAAATGTAAGCTTTAAGGAATACCCAACTGTTCCATACATGCAACGCGATATAGCGTGCATAGTCTCTAAAGATTGTGTGTCTTCTAAAATTACGAAGCACATTCAAAAATTAGGCTCTCCCTTACTCGAGAATGCTGAATTGATAGATAGGTTTGAAAGCGACATCATTGGGGAAGGAAAGGTTAGTTTGGCTTTTAGGCTTACTTATAGAGATAAAAAGGATACTCTCAAAGAAAAGGATATAAATCCACTACATACAAAAATACAGAATGCATTAACTGATATGTTTGATGCCGAAATAAGGAAATAGATGTTTCACTATTCTCACAAGAGACCCATATTTGGTCTTGAACTGGGTCTAGTCTGAGCCTAGGGAGAGAAATAAATGCATCATATAGAAAGTAATTTATCTGAACTAATTGCGGAACAATTTATTTGCTTGAATGAATTGCTGAGCTAAATATAAAATCTACTTGATACCAAACGGTACTCATAGCGAGACCAATATATAGACCAGGCTGAGACTAGAGAGGAATTTCTGCAGATAATCCTTTCTATGAATACTAGTTGGGAGTAACTGTTATTATAACAGTTACGCAACCCTATAAATCATTGCAATACGGTCAATTAGAGGAGTTAGATTTTCTGTGGACAAAAAGTGGACTTTGGGTGGCAATCCTTTTTTATTTGTATTGACCTACCTTATGTATATTTGTACATTTAATTTTATATGGTTTTTGGAATTAATATCTTAACCACGAATAAAAAAGTTGAGCGATTTCAGCCAACCAGCCTTGAAGATTTAATCCATCCTTAACAATCTATTATTAGACCAGATTCTAGACTCATAATAAGTCTATCCTGATATCAGTGATATTGAATGCAGGATATTAATCCCAAGCTTTTATTGTATATAAGGTATTGAGAGAGAGATGAATGTATTTCGTCAATCCTGCCATGGGATAAGCATTGCTCACAATCCTATCTTACGGTTCTAGAATTGGTCTTATCTCTAGTCTTACTCTGGGACTAGACTGAGATGATTGTAGTTTATTTTTTTCTATAAAGTTCTTTAAGCAATTGGTAGGCTTCGTTTACCTTGCGCATCATCTCTGTTGATCCTCCTGAATCTGGATGATTGGTTACAGCCTTAGATTTATATGCCTCTCTTATAGTTGCTAGGGACAACGACGCTCCTGCAGTGGTTGGCAAATCTAATAATTTTAATGCCCCATGAATTGTCATTGTTGACTCTAGTGTTTGAAAAGAGGTCACATTTTGTCGTCTCTTAAAGCTATTTACGAAACGTCTTACTAATGTTGGAATTCTATTTTTTAGAGTATCCGTTGCAAACGGGTCTTCTAATACTCCAGCAATAACGATAATGCGATCAAATTTCGGTTCTAGGTTTGCCCAGCCAGTACAGAACTTTTCCATTTCTGATGTAGCGGCCTTCCATGTAAAAGGTAGATTTTCTGTCCCTTCCAAATGTGACCAAATATCTCTTGCTAACCAAATCATTGCTGCCTCTACAACGTTTTCTTTTGGTTTGCTTCCATATAATGAAATCCAATGGTTCATAGTCTCTTTAAGACAATTGTCCACATAGTCTTTCTTTACGTTATGAAGGATAGGCTCATTATTTATAACTTTAGTAGTGTTTTTACCTAGACTAGTTCTAAGACCTTCTGTTTTCTTTCTTACAAAGCCTGGTAGATTAATTCCACTATTTACGCTTCCATATTTTTTTAGAGGTTGTTCATTTTCTGGTTGAATTGAGTTCTTAATTTCTCCTTCACTATATTCTATTTCCGATGAAGTTATAAGAACAATTGCATTTTCTTCGTTGTACTCCTCTGATTGAACTATGCCTGAATAACTTTGTAAATTACTTTTATTATCTAGATAATTATTATCCTGCTTTCCCTGCTCTATATCATTATCATCCCCTAATACAACTTCAAGTAGTCTTTCTAGCACTGCTCCTCTTCTTCGTAAGCCCCATTGTACTTTCAGCTCGTCAAAGCGCTCTATTAAATTATTTGGGAGGTCAACGGATATTCGACGAGAACCTTCGTTCCCAGAATCTGTCACTGAGATAGATCAACTTTATAAAGCCTAGTTCGCATTTACTGCTTCGCAGAATTCTATATTTTCTTTTTACATATTGAAGGCTACTTATAAGAGATTATTAAGATGTCTCTTTTTTCGTATAGAATCCCCAAATAAAAATAATAATGAGTATGAAATAAAAGCTATAATCTGTAATATCATTTGTTCTAAATACAGTTTCAATAATTAATTTCACTGCAACTAGTCCTACAGCCAAATACCCAGCAGATTCTAAATTAACGTATATTTCCAACCATTTAACAAAAAAGTCTGCTGTAAACCTTAAAGCAATTACACCTACTAAGGTACCAATGATAACTACCAGAATTTGATCACTAATAGCTACAGCTGTAGTAATACTATCTATCGAGAATGCAAGATCTGTAATAGATAGAAGGAGTATTGTTGAAATAAGTGTATTATGATTATCATCTTCTGTAGTTACGTTTTTGTCACTAATACTTTGGTCTTTCTTTTGAACAAAGTAGTATATGACCAAGTAAAATAGATATATAGATGCTATTACTCTGATAATTGTATACTTTATCACTATATTGGCTGTTAATAACAATATTATTCGTAGAATTAGAGATATAGATATACCTATATTCAAAGCCTTTCTTTGAAGACTGATATTTCGTAATTTTCTTGATATTGAAGCTAGAGCAACTGCATTATCAGCAGAAAGTATTAATTCTAATACTACTATCACTGGTAAAAGGGGAGCCAGTTGGGCCCATCGATCTATACCATCTAATACAGGTGTAAATAAATTTAATGACGCAGAGTCCATAAATTAGAAAATACAGTCTTAGTATGAGGTAAAATAATGTTTGAATTTAACCAGACTTTAGGTTAGATAAATTTAGTAAAAACATGGGATATGATTCGGAACTAGTTCATATTATTGAAGATTTGATAATTGTGAAGGTGGTGAGCATAGATGACAATGGTCATAGAGAAAGTGCTCTGGGACAGGGCACAACCGTATATGAAGCTGAGGATAACGCTATAAAAAGACTTACAGAAAGGTTTAAATCAAATCCTGAGACACCTTTATCTAGGGCTAAACTTAAGGATCCAACCTCTCTATATAAGAAAGTTGCTAAATCAGGTGATCAGACTAGTCTCCCCCAGCATAATTCAGGAAATCCAGTTGCCCAGAATGATGTTCCTGTTGAAGACTGGAGCAAAGAATTAGATCAATTAGATACTATTGTCAAACGCCTTGGCTGGGATCGCGAGTCGGAAAATATATTTTTAAGCAAAATCCTAGGCGTAAGAAGCAGAAATAGAATTACTGATCATTATGAGATGCTATTGGCTATAGAAATGTTGTCAAAACTTAATGAAGGTGCTAATCCAGAAGATATTAATAGATATATTGAGAGGGATTATGTAATTAATTCCTCTAACAACTTATTATCTAGTTTAGATTGGAATACTGAAAAAGCAAGGACCTTTCTTTTTGAAAAATTCAACGTAAATAGTAGATCTGAATTGGATATTAAACAGTTATTATTATTCAATTTAATGTTAAGCAGACATTCTAACTAATTAGAAACTTTTTACTTTTATTTATATATAAAAATGTCTCTCTTACCAATTATTGAAAACTTATCTAATTCCCTGATTACAAAGGAGTTGATAAATAGAATGTCGAGAGATCAAAGGTTAACATTAAGTGGTGGAGGCATGTCAGCTAAGATTTTTTTAGCTAGTTCAATATCATTACATCAACAAAATCCTTTGCTAATAGTAGTCTCTACTTTAGAAGAAGCATCTAGATGGAATGCTCTCTTCCAAGGAATAGGTTGTCAAACTGTACATCTATATCCTACATCTGAGATTTCCCCTTATGAACAGAATGACCCAACATCAGAGATACTTTGGGGCCAAATACAAGTTATAACAGACTTAATTAACCCCCGAGATCGCAATTTTGTAATCATAACTACCGAAAGAGCCTTGCAACCACATTTGCCTCCTAAATCAGAATTTGTTAAACAATGTATTCTTCTAGAAAAAGGAATTGAAATTAATAGTTCGACTATTTCAACTCAACTTACTTCTATAGGTTATAAAAAGACAAACACAACTGATCAGGAAGGTCATTGGAGTAGAAGAGGGGATATTATTGATATTTACCCTGTCAGCAATGAGTTCCCTATACGGATTGAGTTGTATGGGGATGAAATTGATAAAATAAGAGAGTTTGACCCTGTTTCTCAAAGATCTCTTGATACTATTAATAAGATATGTATTCCTCCAACTAACCTTAGTTATCTAATAAGGAACAAGCTAAGAGATACAGATAATGTAGAATCTGACAGATTTTTTTCTCAAGCATATAAAGACTCACTTTCACTAGATAATTTACCTAAATATATTCGTATTTTACTTGGATTTGCCTGGGAGAAACCTTCATGCCTTTTAGACTATTTACCTGAAAATACTATTGTTTTAGTTGATGAAAGGAATCATTGTTTTACTCATTCCCAAGTTTGGGTAGAACATGTGAATGATACTTATAATAGCCTTATCGCCCCTGTTGAAAGCAATCTTCAATTAGATATTTCGAATATAAATAATAATCTTCAAAGGTCAGCAGCATTAAACTTTGCTTCTTTAGATACATATATTGGTTATGAAACAACTAATTTTATTAATGAATATTCTTCTAATAATAAATTTGAGATTGCTGCTAAAAAAATTGAAGTTATGGCGAATCAATTTGGTAGGATTGCTCAGTTTATAAATACCTTCTTAACTCAAAAATATTCAATATACATACTATCAGCACAACCTTCTAGAACTATAGCATTACTGGAAGAACATGATTGTCATGTATTTCAGTTTAATAAAACTAAAGACATAAATGCTTCGTTTGATAATCATAAATTACTTGCCCCAACAGTTATTAAGTGTCCTTCTAGCTTAGAGTTGGAAGGTATTAACTTTGCTCCCTGGAAAATACTAATTCTTACAGATAAGGAAATTTTCGGCCAACAATTTCTTGGTTATAGTGGTTACGTTCGTAGACGTAAAAGTGCTGTAAGTAAGTCAATAAAGGCTAGTAGACTTACAAAAGGAGATTTTGTTGTTCATAGAAATCATGGTATCGGTAAATTTATTAAAATTGAAAAATTTGCTATGAATAATGTTAGTAGAGATTATTTAGTTGTAGAATATCAAGATGGCACTTTAAGAGTTGCAGCAGATCAACTTGGATCCTTAAGTAGATACAGAGCTTCTACAGACAAATCACCTAAGGTTAATAAGTTGGGAGGTAGTAGTTGGAATTCTATTACCCAAAAAGCTAGAAAAGCTATTAGTAAAGTAGCAGTAGATCTCGTAAAACTGTATGCAGAGAGAGAAAAGGTCAAGGGATATAAATTTCCTTCTGATGGACCATGGCAAGGCGAACTAGAAGATTCTTTTCAATATGAACCTACACCCGATCAAATCAAAGCAGTTAGCGACGTTAAAACCGATATGGAACGTCCCAAGCCTATGGATAGACTTATTTGTGGAGATGTTGGATATGGCAAGACTGAAGTTGCCATTAGAGCTGCATTCAAAGCAATTATTGCTGGAAAGCAAGTTGCTTTATTAGCCCCTACAACAATATTGTCTCAACAGCATTGGAGAACAATTACAGAAAGATTTGCTCCTTATCCTATTAAAATTGGACTATTAAATAGATTTAAAACTAATAATGAAAGAAAAAATATCATTAAAGAACTTGAATGTGGTCAATTAGATGCAATAGTTGGTACCCATCAATTATTAGGTAAAACTGTTAAATTTAAGGATTTAGGTCTTTTAATTATAGATGAGGAGCAACGATTTGGGGTTCGTCAGAAAGAACGTATTAAGGAACTTAAAACGAATGTAGATGTTCTAACTCTTACAGCAACACCAATACCACGAACCTTATATATGAGCCTTTCTGGGGTTAGAGAAATTAGTCTAATTACAACCCCTCCACCATTAAGGCGAGCTATTAAAACTCATCTAATACCATATGAGAAAGAAGCAATAAGAAGTGCAATTTGCCAGGAAATTGACAGAGGTGGTCAAATCTTTTATGTCGTACCGAGAGTCGAAGGTATACAAGATATTGTGAAAGAATTAAAATCAATGGTCCCGAATATTAATTTACTAATTGCTCATGGTCAAATGGATGAAGGAGATTTAGAGAATTCAATGATTGCCTTTAATAATGGAGAAGCTGATTTAATGTTGTGTACAACCATTATAGAAAGTGGCTTAGATATTCCTCGAGTAAATACTATAATCATTGAAGACTCTCATTCTTTTGGACTCTCACAGCTATATCAATTAAGAGGACGGGTAGGTAGAAGTGGTGTTCAGGCACATGCTT is part of the Prochlorococcus marinus str. MIT 0919 genome and harbors:
- a CDS encoding molecular chaperone DnaJ; this encodes MTDSGNEGSRRISVDLPNNLIERFDELKVQWGLRRRGAVLERLLEVVLGDDNDIEQGKQDNNYLDNKSNLQSYSGIVQSEEYNEENAIVLITSSEIEYSEGEIKNSIQPENEQPLKKYGSVNSGINLPGFVRKKTEGLRTSLGKNTTKVINNEPILHNVKKDYVDNCLKETMNHWISLYGSKPKENVVEAAMIWLARDIWSHLEGTENLPFTWKAATSEMEKFCTGWANLEPKFDRIIVIAGVLEDPFATDTLKNRIPTLVRRFVNSFKRRQNVTSFQTLESTMTIHGALKLLDLPTTAGASLSLATIREAYKSKAVTNHPDSGGSTEMMRKVNEAYQLLKELYRKK
- a CDS encoding DUF475 domain-containing protein, whose translation is MDSASLNLFTPVLDGIDRWAQLAPLLPVIVVLELILSADNAVALASISRKLRNISLQRKALNIGISISLILRIILLLTANIVIKYTIIRVIASIYLFYLVIYYFVQKKDQSISDKNVTTEDDNHNTLISTILLLSITDLAFSIDSITTAVAISDQILVVIIGTLVGVIALRFTADFFVKWLEIYVNLESAGYLAVGLVAVKLIIETVFRTNDITDYSFYFILIIIFIWGFYTKKETS
- the mfd gene encoding transcription-repair coupling factor, which gives rise to MSLLPIIENLSNSLITKELINRMSRDQRLTLSGGGMSAKIFLASSISLHQQNPLLIVVSTLEEASRWNALFQGIGCQTVHLYPTSEISPYEQNDPTSEILWGQIQVITDLINPRDRNFVIITTERALQPHLPPKSEFVKQCILLEKGIEINSSTISTQLTSIGYKKTNTTDQEGHWSRRGDIIDIYPVSNEFPIRIELYGDEIDKIREFDPVSQRSLDTINKICIPPTNLSYLIRNKLRDTDNVESDRFFSQAYKDSLSLDNLPKYIRILLGFAWEKPSCLLDYLPENTIVLVDERNHCFTHSQVWVEHVNDTYNSLIAPVESNLQLDISNINNNLQRSAALNFASLDTYIGYETTNFINEYSSNNKFEIAAKKIEVMANQFGRIAQFINTFLTQKYSIYILSAQPSRTIALLEEHDCHVFQFNKTKDINASFDNHKLLAPTVIKCPSSLELEGINFAPWKILILTDKEIFGQQFLGYSGYVRRRKSAVSKSIKASRLTKGDFVVHRNHGIGKFIKIEKFAMNNVSRDYLVVEYQDGTLRVAADQLGSLSRYRASTDKSPKVNKLGGSSWNSITQKARKAISKVAVDLVKLYAEREKVKGYKFPSDGPWQGELEDSFQYEPTPDQIKAVSDVKTDMERPKPMDRLICGDVGYGKTEVAIRAAFKAIIAGKQVALLAPTTILSQQHWRTITERFAPYPIKIGLLNRFKTNNERKNIIKELECGQLDAIVGTHQLLGKTVKFKDLGLLIIDEEQRFGVRQKERIKELKTNVDVLTLTATPIPRTLYMSLSGVREISLITTPPPLRRAIKTHLIPYEKEAIRSAICQEIDRGGQIFYVVPRVEGIQDIVKELKSMVPNINLLIAHGQMDEGDLENSMIAFNNGEADLMLCTTIIESGLDIPRVNTIIIEDSHSFGLSQLYQLRGRVGRSGVQAHAWLLYPKEVLINQKAIRRLKAIQEFSELGSGYQLAMRDMEIRGVGNLIGMQQSGQMEAIGFEMYMEILHEAISDIQGQTIPKVDETKIDLQVTAFIPNSWISDSEEKIIAYKAVTDCETSNKLIELSLNWSDKYGSLPAPVITLIEVMQLKLLAKSCGISCIKLVKPNILLETKMEKSAFKLLLNGIPSNLHTRFIYKKGSNINEVVVRGLGLQATEKQISELKDWFMKMKNEIGKFD